In Rhodovulum sulfidophilum DSM 1374, the following are encoded in one genomic region:
- a CDS encoding glutathione S-transferase family protein: MYRVIGSGNSRARRVLWMLEELGLGYDHVPALPQTGDVVAINPGGKVPVLIADGVPIPDSTAILTFLADRHDRFSHPAGTIERALQDSMTQFLLDEFDSALWMAARHSFVLPEELRQSAIKDSLKWEFIRSQEALVGRMGTGPFLMGAEMTVPDIILTHCGDWAETAHFPVSQPRLAAYLERMRARPAYRRAQAA; encoded by the coding sequence ATGTACCGGGTCATCGGCAGCGGCAACAGCCGTGCACGGCGGGTTCTGTGGATGCTGGAAGAGCTTGGGCTCGGCTACGACCACGTCCCGGCGCTGCCGCAGACCGGGGATGTGGTGGCGATCAATCCCGGCGGCAAGGTGCCGGTGCTGATCGCCGATGGTGTGCCCATTCCCGATTCGACCGCCATCCTGACCTTTCTGGCCGACCGCCATGACCGGTTCAGCCATCCCGCCGGCACCATCGAACGCGCGTTGCAGGACAGCATGACCCAGTTTCTGCTGGACGAATTCGACTCGGCCCTGTGGATGGCCGCGCGCCACAGTTTCGTGCTGCCCGAAGAGCTGCGCCAGTCGGCGATCAAGGACAGCCTGAAATGGGAGTTCATCCGCAGCCAGGAGGCGCTGGTCGGGCGGATGGGAACCGGCCCCTTCCTGATGGGCGCCGAGATGACGGTGCCCGACATCATCCTGACCCATTGCGGCGACTGGGCGGAAACCGCGCATTTCCCGGTCTCGCAGCCACGGCTGGCCGCGTA
- the holA gene encoding DNA polymerase III subunit delta, producing the protein MKLSPRDAAGYFARPDPDRPGLLIYGNDAMRVALKRQQVIAALLGPNAEEEMRLTRLSAADLRADPTALTDAVKARGFFPGPRVVFLEDATDALSDKILGALADWQKGDAQIVLTARQLPPKSALRKAFEAHPEAYAVGIYDDPPGRPEIESMLTQAGLGQADRAAMGTLLDLSTALDPGDFRQTVEKIALYKLDDPAPLSPEDILACAPRSTEAEADALIHAVAEAKTVEIGPLMQRLQAQGMTPVTLCIAATRHFRQLHAAAADPDGAASGINRLRPPVHFKARDRMARQAQVWGMHRLEQALGLLLDTDLKLRSAQRAPQMALVERSFIRLAVMASRRT; encoded by the coding sequence ATGAAGCTCTCTCCGCGCGATGCCGCGGGATATTTCGCCCGCCCCGATCCCGACCGCCCCGGGCTTCTGATCTACGGCAATGACGCGATGCGGGTGGCGCTCAAGCGCCAGCAGGTCATCGCCGCGCTCTTGGGGCCGAATGCCGAGGAAGAGATGCGGCTGACCCGGCTGTCGGCCGCCGACCTGCGCGCCGACCCGACGGCCCTGACCGACGCGGTCAAGGCGCGCGGCTTCTTTCCCGGCCCCCGCGTGGTCTTTCTCGAAGACGCGACCGACGCGCTTTCCGACAAGATCCTCGGGGCGCTGGCCGACTGGCAGAAGGGCGACGCGCAGATCGTGCTGACCGCGCGCCAGCTGCCGCCGAAATCGGCGCTGAGAAAGGCGTTCGAGGCCCATCCCGAGGCCTATGCCGTCGGCATCTACGACGACCCGCCCGGCCGGCCCGAGATCGAATCGATGCTGACGCAGGCCGGGCTCGGCCAGGCCGACCGTGCCGCGATGGGCACACTGCTCGACCTGTCGACCGCGCTCGACCCCGGCGATTTCCGCCAGACCGTCGAGAAGATCGCGCTTTACAAGCTGGACGATCCCGCGCCGCTGAGCCCCGAGGACATCCTGGCCTGCGCCCCCCGCTCGACCGAAGCCGAGGCCGATGCGCTGATCCATGCGGTGGCCGAGGCGAAAACCGTCGAGATCGGCCCGCTGATGCAGCGGCTGCAGGCGCAGGGAATGACGCCGGTGACGCTCTGCATCGCCGCGACCCGGCATTTCCGCCAGTTGCACGCCGCCGCCGCCGATCCCGACGGTGCCGCCTCGGGCATCAACCGGCTGCGCCCGCCGGTGCATTTCAAGGCCCGCGACCGGATGGCGCGGCAGGCCCAGGTCTGGGGCATGCACCGGCTGGAACAGGCGCTGGGGCTGCTGCTCGACACCGACCTGAAGCTGCGCTCGGCGCAGCGCGCGCCGCAGATGGCCCTGGTCGAACGCAGCTTCATCCGGCTCGCGGTGATGGCATCGCGCCGCACCTGA
- the lptE gene encoding LPS assembly lipoprotein LptE, translating to MSSSDRRTFLVSGLSAAGLSLAGCGFRPAYGPGGTAEGLRGRIAVDAPDSIDDFTLVEQLETRLGRASAPRWRLSYRVATESEGLGVTAEQDTTRYNITGRAAFQLRDIDSGSVVQSGEVDSFTAYSATGSTVATRTAERDAYRRLMVILADEMVTRLLAGSGAWAK from the coding sequence ATGTCGTCATCTGACCGCCGTACCTTCCTCGTTTCGGGGCTGAGCGCAGCCGGGCTGTCGCTGGCGGGCTGCGGCTTCCGCCCGGCCTACGGACCCGGCGGCACGGCCGAGGGGCTGCGCGGCCGGATCGCGGTCGACGCCCCCGACAGCATCGACGACTTCACCCTGGTCGAGCAGCTCGAAACCCGGCTCGGCCGCGCCTCGGCGCCGCGCTGGCGGCTGTCCTACCGGGTCGCGACCGAGAGCGAAGGGCTCGGCGTCACCGCCGAGCAGGACACCACGCGCTACAACATCACCGGGCGCGCCGCCTTCCAGCTGCGCGACATCGACAGCGGCAGCGTGGTGCAGTCGGGCGAGGTCGACTCCTTCACCGCCTATTCCGCCACCGGCAGCACGGTCGCGACCCGTACCGCCGAGCGGGACGCCTATCGCCGGCTGATGGTGATTCTGGCCGACGAGATGGTGACGCGGCTTCTTGCCGGCTCCGGCGCCTGGGCGAAATGA
- the leuS gene encoding leucine--tRNA ligase — translation MARYTPAEIEPKWQSAWEEGGTFTATRDAARPKYYVLEMFPYPSGRIHMGHVRNYTMGDVVARYKMSCGFSVLHPMGWDAFGMPAENAAMERGGHPKDWTYGNIADMRAQMKPLGLSIDWSREFATCDPEYYGQQQAMFIDMLGAGLVYRKNATVNWDPVDMTVLANEQVIEGKGWRSGAAVERRELTQWFFKISDFAEELLEALDGLDNWPEKVKLMQRNWIGKSRGLQMAFDLVDAPEGFDRLEVYTTRPDTLLGASFLGISPDHPLAKALEADNPEMAAFCAECRRTGTSEEDLEKAEKKGFATGLTVRHPFDETWELPVYIANFILMDYGTGAIFGCPAHDQRDLDFARKYGLPVIDTFEALDGGAPVGTEAFTPPKSEKVRWLKAYGWDETATGDEAVDAAIAHCEAKGVGQGVTKFRLRDWGLSRQRYWGCPIPVVHCPDCGVVPEKKENLPVRLPDDVTFDQPGNPLDRHPTWRDCACPSCGKPAKRETDTMDTFVDSSWYYARFTAPHAATPTQMADAEYWMNVDQYIGGIEHAILHLLYSRFFARAMQITGHLPEKAIEPFDALFTQGMVTHEIYMTRDARGRPVYHLPEEVENGTLKATGEAVEIVPSAKMSKSKKNVVDPVNIIQAFGADTARWFVLSDSPPERDVEWTAAGAEAAFRHLGRVWRIAEAIAEEMNGGGIAAYEEEAPAEAARSANGPGAAERGGDDLALRRALHKTIHDVTMGIESFGFNSSVAKLYAFTNTLAKSSASLAARRDAAMAMAQLMAPMTPHLAEEIWEMLGGDGLVADIPWPEADPAMLVEDSVTLPIQINGKRRSELRVAKDLPKEEVEKLVLADDAVVKALEGGAPKKLIVVPGRIVNVVI, via the coding sequence ATGGCGCGCTACACCCCGGCAGAGATCGAGCCGAAATGGCAATCCGCATGGGAGGAGGGCGGCACCTTCACCGCCACCCGCGACGCGGCCCGGCCGAAATATTACGTGCTCGAGATGTTCCCCTACCCGTCGGGGCGCATCCATATGGGCCATGTGCGCAACTACACCATGGGCGACGTGGTGGCGCGCTACAAGATGTCCTGCGGCTTCAGCGTGCTGCATCCGATGGGCTGGGACGCCTTCGGGATGCCCGCCGAGAACGCGGCGATGGAACGCGGCGGCCATCCGAAGGACTGGACCTACGGCAACATCGCCGACATGCGCGCGCAGATGAAGCCGCTGGGCCTGTCGATCGACTGGTCGCGCGAATTCGCCACCTGCGACCCCGAATATTATGGCCAGCAGCAGGCGATGTTCATCGACATGCTGGGCGCGGGACTAGTCTATCGCAAGAATGCCACCGTGAACTGGGACCCGGTCGACATGACCGTGCTGGCCAATGAGCAGGTGATCGAGGGCAAGGGCTGGCGCTCGGGCGCAGCGGTCGAGCGGCGCGAGCTGACCCAGTGGTTCTTCAAGATCTCGGATTTCGCCGAGGAGCTGCTCGAGGCGCTGGACGGGCTCGACAACTGGCCCGAGAAGGTCAAGCTGATGCAGCGCAACTGGATCGGCAAGAGCCGCGGGCTGCAGATGGCCTTCGATCTGGTGGACGCGCCCGAGGGATTCGACCGGCTCGAGGTCTACACCACCCGGCCCGACACGCTGTTGGGGGCAAGCTTTCTGGGCATCTCGCCCGACCATCCGCTGGCGAAGGCGCTTGAGGCGGACAACCCCGAGATGGCCGCCTTCTGCGCTGAGTGCCGCCGCACCGGCACCAGCGAGGAAGACCTTGAAAAGGCCGAGAAGAAGGGCTTTGCCACTGGGCTGACGGTGCGCCATCCCTTTGACGAAACATGGGAACTGCCGGTCTACATCGCCAATTTCATCCTGATGGATTACGGCACCGGCGCGATCTTCGGCTGCCCGGCCCATGACCAGCGCGACCTCGATTTCGCGCGGAAATACGGGCTTCCGGTGATCGACACCTTCGAGGCTCTGGATGGCGGCGCCCCGGTCGGGACCGAGGCCTTCACCCCGCCGAAATCCGAGAAGGTGCGCTGGCTGAAGGCCTATGGCTGGGACGAGACCGCCACCGGCGACGAGGCCGTTGACGCCGCCATCGCGCATTGCGAGGCGAAGGGCGTGGGCCAGGGCGTGACCAAGTTCCGCCTGCGCGACTGGGGGCTGTCGCGGCAACGCTACTGGGGCTGCCCGATCCCGGTGGTGCATTGTCCCGATTGCGGCGTGGTGCCCGAGAAGAAGGAAAACCTGCCGGTCCGCCTGCCCGATGACGTGACCTTCGACCAGCCCGGCAACCCGCTGGACCGCCACCCGACCTGGCGCGACTGTGCCTGCCCCAGCTGCGGCAAGCCGGCCAAGCGCGAAACCGACACGATGGACACCTTCGTCGATTCGTCCTGGTATTACGCGCGCTTCACCGCGCCGCATGCGGCGACGCCGACCCAGATGGCCGATGCCGAATACTGGATGAATGTCGACCAGTATATCGGCGGGATCGAGCATGCGATCCTGCACCTGCTCTATTCGCGCTTCTTCGCCCGGGCGATGCAGATCACCGGCCATCTGCCCGAAAAGGCGATCGAGCCCTTCGACGCGCTGTTCACCCAGGGCATGGTCACGCATGAGATCTACATGACCCGCGATGCCAGGGGCCGGCCGGTCTATCACCTGCCCGAAGAGGTCGAGAACGGCACGCTGAAGGCCACCGGCGAGGCGGTCGAGATCGTGCCTTCGGCCAAGATGTCGAAATCGAAAAAGAACGTGGTCGACCCGGTCAACATCATCCAGGCCTTCGGTGCCGATACCGCGCGCTGGTTCGTGCTGTCCGACAGCCCGCCCGAACGCGATGTCGAATGGACGGCGGCGGGCGCCGAGGCGGCGTTCCGGCATCTGGGCCGGGTCTGGCGCATTGCCGAAGCCATTGCCGAAGAGATGAATGGCGGCGGGATCGCGGCTTACGAGGAAGAGGCTCCGGCCGAAGCGGCGCGGTCAGCGAACGGTCCGGGCGCGGCCGAAAGGGGGGGAGACGACCTGGCCCTCCGCCGCGCCCTGCATAAAACCATCCACGATGTGACAATGGGTATCGAGAGCTTCGGCTTCAATAGCTCGGTGGCAAAACTTTACGCATTCACCAATACCCTCGCGAAATCCAGTGCCAGCCTTGCCGCGCGGCGAGACGCCGCGATGGCGATGGCGCAGCTGATGGCGCCGATGACGCCCCACCTCGCCGAGGAGATCTGGGAGATGCTGGGCGGCGACGGGCTGGTGGCCGACATCCCCTGGCCCGAGGCCGATCCGGCGATGCTGGTCGAGGACAGCGTGACGCTGCCGATCCAGATCAACGGCAAGCGCCGGTCCGAGCTCCGGGTCGCCAAGGACCTGCCCAAGGAAGAGGTTGAAAAGCTGGTTCTGGCCGACGATGCTGTGGTCAAGGCGCTGGAGGGCGGCGCCCCGAAGAAGCTGATCGTCGTACCGGGCCGCATCGTCAATGTCGTCATCTGA
- a CDS encoding DUF3576 domain-containing protein, whose product MTISSFSRVALIAVTTAGLSGCGGGWFGGGSDPDARQANLDAQYQNTPMAEMQRERRSTSTVWDLFNGDDPNVKVEVNKYLWQASLEVLNFLPVRSVDPFTGVIVTDYGTPPGGGRAYRATVYVQDPALDARSLKVSLQSKGGPVSQETVRAVEDAILTRARQIRVRDSRL is encoded by the coding sequence ATGACCATTTCGAGCTTTTCGCGCGTGGCGCTGATCGCCGTGACAACGGCCGGTCTTTCGGGCTGCGGCGGCGGCTGGTTCGGCGGCGGCTCGGACCCGGACGCGCGGCAGGCCAATCTGGACGCGCAGTACCAGAACACGCCGATGGCCGAGATGCAGCGGGAACGCCGGTCGACCTCGACCGTCTGGGACCTGTTCAACGGCGACGACCCCAATGTGAAGGTCGAGGTCAACAAGTATCTCTGGCAGGCCTCGCTGGAAGTGCTGAACTTCCTGCCGGTCCGCTCGGTCGATCCGTTCACCGGCGTCATCGTCACCGATTACGGCACACCTCCGGGCGGCGGCCGCGCCTATCGCGCCACCGTCTATGTACAGGACCCCGCGCTTGACGCGCGCTCGCTCAAGGTGTCGCTGCAATCGAAGGGCGGCCCGGTCAGCCAGGAGACGGTGCGCGCCGTCGAGGATGCGATCCTGACCCGCGCCCGCCAGATCCGGGTCCGCGACAGCAGGCTCTGA
- a CDS encoding porin, translating into MKKVLFATTALVASAGFAAADITFSGNAEMGIVGGGKDVPGVSSYKGNGDDSTTEFNNDFTLTVVGSGQTDSGLSFGISVDFSTDAEPDANGNVSLDNEAVFISGDFGTLTLGEIDGAVDKQLTEVNNAIGQYSIGDDETVHAGFQGSYGDGAYDNQILRYDYAFGDFGFSASMELNDDKAVNPTTGARIENNADNGYALAISYKTEMGGANLGFGLGYQYLEAGVGGWAPGNIKTYGVAWEQGTEVDIIAATVSADFNNGFTAGFEYSNYDPDVPSGRYDNDIDHYALGLGYSVNALSLGASYGKFDTDGADADGWALTAAYDLGGGASVVAGYSDSDINGAGVDNNDYETYSLGVVMNF; encoded by the coding sequence ATGAAAAAGGTTCTCTTCGCGACCACTGCGCTGGTTGCCTCGGCCGGCTTCGCTGCGGCTGACATCACCTTCTCGGGCAACGCTGAAATGGGTATCGTCGGCGGCGGCAAAGACGTCCCCGGCGTCAGCTCCTACAAAGGCAACGGCGACGACTCGACCACCGAGTTCAACAACGACTTCACCCTGACCGTCGTCGGTTCGGGCCAGACCGACAGCGGCCTGTCCTTCGGCATCTCGGTCGACTTCTCGACCGACGCCGAGCCGGATGCCAACGGCAACGTCTCGCTCGACAACGAAGCGGTCTTCATCTCGGGCGATTTCGGCACCCTGACCCTGGGTGAAATCGACGGCGCCGTCGACAAGCAGCTGACCGAAGTCAACAACGCCATCGGCCAGTACTCGATCGGCGATGACGAAACCGTCCATGCCGGTTTCCAGGGCTCTTATGGTGACGGCGCCTATGACAACCAGATCCTGCGCTATGACTATGCCTTCGGCGATTTCGGCTTCTCGGCGTCGATGGAGCTGAACGACGACAAGGCGGTTAACCCAACAACCGGTGCTCGCATCGAGAACAACGCCGACAACGGTTACGCCCTGGCCATCAGCTACAAAACCGAAATGGGCGGTGCCAACCTCGGCTTCGGCCTCGGCTACCAATACCTGGAAGCCGGCGTTGGTGGTTGGGCTCCGGGCAACATCAAAACATACGGCGTCGCCTGGGAACAGGGCACCGAAGTCGACATCATCGCCGCGACCGTGTCGGCCGACTTCAACAACGGCTTCACCGCTGGCTTCGAATACTCGAACTACGATCCCGATGTCCCGTCGGGTCGGTACGACAACGACATCGATCACTACGCGCTCGGCCTGGGCTACAGCGTCAACGCCCTGTCGCTGGGCGCCAGCTACGGCAAGTTCGACACCGACGGTGCCGATGCCGACGGTTGGGCTCTGACCGCGGCCTATGATCTGGGCGGTGGTGCCTCGGTCGTCGCCGGTTACAGCGACTCGGACATCAATGGCGCGGGTGTCGACAACAACGACTACGAAACCTACTCGCTGGGTGTCGTGATGAACTTCTAA